One part of the Helicobacter cetorum MIT 99-5656 genome encodes these proteins:
- a CDS encoding type II restriction endonuclease, whose protein sequence is MQNLFKELTTKRYVNGNAMKANANNVLDKYFTKPSVALKCFQKACEIIKKYENLDDFIFLEPSAGNGVFYDLFPKDRRIGIDIEPKRDEFIQCDFLNYELKKDKKIICLGNPPFGHRGVMALEFINHAKTSDFVCFILPMFFESQGKGSIKYRVKGLNLLHSERLEKNAFIDFKNKEVDVHCVFQIWSKKYQSNISEFSWYQNRHKEPFNEYIKVFTVSLAKNRECGKEWIFDKKASFYISSTFYKSTHIVESFEEVKYKSGIAVVFVSENETLNFKLKNIFKEIDWTQYASLATNSCYHLGKSHIFQALCDNLDKLKGN, encoded by the coding sequence AACAATGTGTTAGATAAGTATTTCACTAAACCTAGCGTAGCTTTAAAATGCTTTCAAAAAGCTTGTGAAATCATTAAAAAATACGAAAACTTAGATGATTTTATTTTTTTAGAACCTAGTGCAGGCAATGGAGTGTTTTATGATTTGTTTCCTAAAGATAGACGCATAGGTATAGATATTGAGCCTAAAAGAGATGAGTTTATTCAATGCGACTTTTTAAATTATGAATTAAAAAAAGACAAAAAAATCATTTGTTTGGGTAATCCCCCTTTTGGGCATCGGGGGGTTATGGCGTTAGAATTTATCAATCATGCTAAAACTAGCGATTTTGTGTGCTTTATTTTGCCTATGTTTTTTGAAAGTCAAGGAAAAGGCTCTATTAAGTATCGTGTGAAAGGCTTGAATTTACTTCATAGCGAACGCTTAGAAAAAAACGCATTCATTGATTTTAAGAATAAAGAAGTAGATGTGCATTGCGTGTTTCAAATATGGAGCAAAAAGTATCAAAGTAACATAAGCGAATTTTCTTGGTATCAAAACCGCCATAAAGAACCCTTTAATGAATATATTAAGGTTTTCACGGTCTCACTCGCTAAAAACAGAGAATGCGGTAAGGAGTGGATTTTTGATAAAAAAGCGTCTTTTTATATCTCATCAACCTTTTATAAAAGCACCCACATTGTAGAAAGTTTTGAAGAAGTTAAGTATAAATCTGGCATTGCGGTCGTTTTTGTGAGTGAAAATGAAACATTAAATTTTAAGCTAAAAAACATTTTCAAAGAAATTGATTGGACACAATATGCAAGTTTAGCGACTAATTCTTGCTATCATTTAGGCAAAAGCCATATTTTTCAAGCCTTGTGCGACAATTTGGATAAATTAAAAGGTAATTAA
- a CDS encoding outer membrane family protein, whose product MKKRAFRILLGFLAVGGVSLNAFDYKFSGKAGSFSRIALKQSIMDSRKGIYPTGSYVTTIGALQVDMNLLPKKVENHKLSFGVGGEIGGLAYDSTKTVIDKADPYTGFQPTNWYYMGFWAGYYLQYGGKWSREQMSQNSRKYVLYNLYLDYQYKDVFGIKLGRYPSKALFLSGFNQGFELFYRWKNFRIEWFSTYGRALANEQYIRDFYAPVNYKHKINYGMHNANIIYENKYIKIMPFIWFYPKNFNAPGFEITHDTKGYWKSDWRIQTTFYAWFPLYSDYMAKSVYRSFLVGKKSASLFAFQRVNFRSYHFGWSVYKNFGNASAQLGWNGSPVDPFYDTKDDTPYELAYTNFYNADSITINAFMGKTINKLFVELYGKLTYSPRADSQSLGVTLKYNIKKHINLMLRLNGYQITMHKGYLVGFETLYITYNPYFAQTIQDRSYFMSSMSYDF is encoded by the coding sequence ATGAAAAAAAGGGCGTTCAGAATTTTGCTAGGGTTTTTGGCTGTAGGTGGAGTTTCTCTCAATGCTTTTGACTATAAATTTAGCGGAAAAGCAGGTTCATTTTCTCGTATTGCTTTAAAACAATCCATAATGGATTCAAGAAAAGGTATTTATCCTACAGGAAGCTATGTAACGACCATTGGAGCGTTGCAAGTGGATATGAATTTGCTTCCTAAAAAGGTTGAAAATCACAAGTTAAGTTTTGGGGTTGGGGGTGAGATTGGGGGTTTAGCTTACGATTCTACTAAGACCGTGATTGATAAAGCTGACCCTTATACAGGATTTCAGCCAACTAACTGGTATTATATGGGGTTTTGGGCAGGATATTACCTGCAATATGGGGGTAAGTGGAGTCGTGAGCAAATGTCTCAAAACTCTAGAAAATATGTGCTGTATAATTTGTATTTAGACTATCAGTATAAGGATGTTTTTGGGATTAAATTAGGGCGTTACCCCTCTAAAGCCTTGTTTTTGAGCGGATTCAACCAAGGGTTTGAACTCTTTTATCGATGGAAAAATTTTAGAATAGAATGGTTTAGCACTTATGGAAGGGCTTTAGCTAATGAGCAATACATTAGAGATTTTTACGCCCCTGTAAATTATAAGCATAAGATTAACTATGGCATGCATAATGCTAATATTATTTATGAAAATAAATACATCAAAATTATGCCTTTTATTTGGTTTTATCCTAAGAATTTTAACGCTCCCGGATTTGAAATTACCCATGACACTAAGGGCTATTGGAAATCTGATTGGCGAATCCAAACGACTTTTTATGCATGGTTTCCCCTTTATAGTGATTATATGGCTAAGAGCGTTTATAGGAGCTTTTTGGTAGGTAAAAAAAGTGCGAGCTTGTTTGCGTTTCAGAGGGTAAATTTTCGCTCTTATCATTTTGGTTGGAGCGTGTATAAAAACTTTGGAAATGCGAGTGCCCAGCTAGGCTGGAACGGTTCGCCTGTTGACCCTTTTTATGACACTAAAGACGACACCCCTTATGAGCTTGCTTACACTAATTTTTATAATGCTGATTCAATAACGATTAATGCCTTTATGGGAAAGACCATTAACAAACTCTTTGTGGAATTGTATGGCAAATTGACTTATTCTCCAAGAGCCGATTCGCAGAGTTTGGGTGTTACGCTTAAATATAACATTAAAAAACATATCAATCTAATGCTAAGACTTAATGGCTACCAAATTACTATGCATAAAGGCTATTTGGTTGGATTTGAGACTCTTTATATAACATACAACCCTTATTTTGCTCAAACCATTCAAGATAGAAGCTATTTTATGAGTTCTATGAGTTATGATTTTTAA